In the genome of Hyphobacterium sp. CCMP332, one region contains:
- a CDS encoding M28 family peptidase → MKKLYLFLLAIMAFSNGFAITDSARIRAIFDESLVNGQAYEILRGLCKDIGPRLSGSENAEKAVAYTKKVMEDLGFDTVFLQEVMVPKWERGKPEKCILTGSKKFAQKPLKITALGNSIGTGNKGIRAEIVEITDFAQLEDMGREKIEGKIVFYNIPMNPRYIQTFRAYGEAGRIRWNGASEAAKYGAIASVNRALSSSQDDYPHTGSMGYKLNLPKIPGFSISTNASDYLSNLLKEEPDIQMYLESTCEITDTVPSYNVIGQINGSEFPDEYIIVGGHLDSWDLAEGAHDDGAGSVQSIDALRHILALGIKPKHSLRAVMFMNEENGLAGGKKYAEIVENNNEKHVAALESDGGGFRPLGFGCSGTEEQMDKFQSWQALFLPYDIFKFKRGGGGADIGPLRPLGVPTIGLSVNSQRYFDYHHSANDVFETVNKRELQLGSAALASLIYLIDIHGL, encoded by the coding sequence ATGAAGAAACTATATCTTTTTTTGCTGGCCATTATGGCTTTTTCTAATGGCTTTGCCATTACTGATTCGGCGCGAATCAGGGCGATTTTCGATGAAAGTCTCGTCAATGGGCAGGCCTATGAAATATTAAGAGGGCTTTGCAAGGATATCGGGCCGCGACTCTCAGGAAGCGAAAATGCCGAAAAAGCCGTCGCTTATACTAAAAAAGTAATGGAGGATTTGGGCTTTGACACGGTCTTTCTTCAGGAAGTGATGGTGCCCAAATGGGAAAGAGGCAAACCCGAAAAATGCATCCTAACCGGTTCTAAAAAATTTGCTCAAAAGCCTTTGAAAATTACGGCACTTGGAAATTCCATTGGCACCGGCAATAAGGGTATCCGCGCTGAAATAGTTGAAATCACTGATTTTGCACAATTGGAAGATATGGGAAGAGAAAAAATTGAAGGCAAGATTGTCTTTTATAATATTCCTATGAATCCGAGATACATACAAACCTTTCGGGCCTATGGCGAAGCCGGAAGAATCCGCTGGAACGGCGCATCCGAAGCGGCAAAATACGGGGCTATAGCTTCCGTAAACAGGGCATTATCCAGTTCTCAGGATGATTATCCACATACCGGCAGCATGGGCTATAAACTCAATCTCCCCAAAATTCCCGGCTTTAGCATTAGCACCAATGCTTCTGACTATTTGAGTAACCTGTTAAAAGAGGAACCTGATATTCAGATGTACCTGGAATCTACCTGCGAAATTACCGATACTGTACCTTCTTACAATGTAATTGGACAAATCAACGGCTCTGAATTTCCCGACGAATACATCATTGTTGGGGGCCACCTCGATTCCTGGGATTTGGCAGAGGGTGCCCATGATGACGGCGCAGGTAGCGTTCAATCCATTGATGCTTTAAGACATATTCTTGCACTGGGAATCAAACCCAAACACAGCCTGAGAGCGGTGATGTTTATGAATGAAGAAAATGGGCTTGCTGGTGGAAAAAAATACGCAGAAATCGTAGAAAATAATAATGAGAAACATGTGGCCGCATTGGAATCAGACGGCGGAGGTTTTAGGCCATTGGGTTTTGGCTGTTCAGGTACGGAAGAGCAAATGGACAAATTTCAGTCCTGGCAGGCGCTATTTTTACCTTACGACATATTCAAATTTAAAAGAGGTGGCGGTGGTGCTGATATTGGCCCTCTTAGACCATTGGGTGTGCCTACAATTGGATTGAGCGTTAATTCTCAGCGCTATTTTGATTATCACCACTCTGCCAATGATGTATTTGAAACGGTCAACAAAAGAGAGCTCCAATTGGGCTCAGCAGCGCTTGCATCGCTTATCTATCTTATTGATATCCACGGGCTTTAA
- a CDS encoding PKD domain-containing protein, with protein MRKIILLLILAIITSNSYSQEYLELMQKENVNFYEVQRSAEKYFANRDKGRGSGYKHYKRWEYIHQKEIDDQGFIIKPEQVWQEQDLFLRNYQNSLSHQKKGPNKSLTGNWTSLGPYDWQRTSGWNPGVGRIVCIDVDENNQNLIYVGSPTGGLWKTTDGGNTWQVLTDSFPVMDIWSVEIDPTNSNIVYMGTAGGGILKTTDGGQTWNQTGSIGGTIRDILIHPTNNNIVFAARTSTFSGAVYRSTNGGNTWTQVSSVNAEDLRFKPGDPNTVYACGNDFQRSTDGGLNWTTITSGITASERMKMDVSPANPNYVYLIQKSGSIFGRVYRSTDSGLNFTIREQYDGSTNNYLGYSSNGTDTRGQAGRDMAITVSNTNAEEIIIAGIILFRSSDGGDNYTPLTEWFLPNSLGYVHADVEVLDYVGNTLFVGSDGGIYNSNDNGSNFTDLTSGLGIRQFYRIGCSQLDPNVVSGGSQDNGTSVMRGVSRDWVDWLGADGMETFVDHSNANILYGTSQYGSMYKSTNQGNSRSGIAKPTGVGNGSWVTPFEIDPAVSTTIYVGFDRLYKNTSGSGPASNWNAISPGTIGSGNMDELCLAPSDANTIYMSYTDQLYRTTDGGSNWSNITEPWSGFINYISVDPNNPQRVAVAVSGGNKIYISNDGGNNWTNLTLNLPNVGANCILLDATAENGIYVGMQSGIYYKDDLLSSWIPFLTDLPRVRVLELEIVSSVGKIRAATYGRGLWESDIYSGNNGNQAPVADFTSNTSTAIVSSPISFLDNSLGSPNSWTWSFPGGTPSSSGLQNPVVSYAAAGTYDVSLLVTNANGSDSISKSGFITITNYCTPDPITGTSDGDYIDGVVLGTINNQNTGSSTGPSYTDYTNLSTDIARNSNQTLSITSGSYFTDHYAVWIDFNQDNDFDDPGEKLGEVQSTVPFESLNIPFTVPLTAQLDTTTMRVRCVYNGVNMDPCTDYTWGETEDYTVVITSAVACTPTFTVGTSDGDFIDGVEFGTMSNTGTGSTTGPDFNDYGSISCQVNKLDSVYLKITSGSYFTDYYAAWIDWNNNGDYTDPGEKIGEFQSSSAFETDSFLVDIAMNVNTGFYGMRVRCSYNSPNMSPCTQYTWGETEDYQIEVLPSNDICVLPNSPTAIADSVCDSGIMNLAVLGTANSFNWYTDLANDTLFNTGNTYTTPLLTNSETYYVAASNEEMGLTQTTWFNSNNGSSGNLFDVFSAKNIHIDGFSVNLTGTVQKEVAVYYKIGSYEGFETNPAAWTLLGVDTVLPAGQDIPTYVDVGGLVINQEQTYGILVHTNQGGIQYTNLSSDSTLMNDDFAITMGKGMGGIFNQIFSPRAFNGIIHYTKYAGCESQRIPVIAKVNPNPQVQISNAGPYCVDENSTILSANPSGGLFSGAASASGVFDPQSAGVGFHDVYYDYTDASGCSNSDTISIEVKALPNVTLNSFSALCENDPQITLSGGNPTGGIFSGPGVSNGIFDPSVSGSGTFNINYSYTDNFGCSNSDVQSITVNSKPSVSFIENTDFCEGDPVASLSGGSPTGGQYLGNGVSGTQFDPVSAGIGNHLVSYAYQNSNGCSDTVSLNFSVHAKPNVSHNSVQDLCEDEGVLVLSGASPSGGIYSGPAITGNNFDPQVSGVGIFGITYSYTDVNGCFDSVQFSISVNALPTVSLSGIPNLCESDNPIVLSGGSPLGGLYSGPGVNNGILDPAIAGSGVISITYNYTDASGCTNSASQNINITAKPNVTFNASTNFCEGDPTINLSGGQPAGGTYLGNGVSGSTFSPTSAGTGTHLVQYAFQDINGCSDTASLNFNVYAKPNLIHSAIADVCSDAVSFALSGGTPSGGVYSGVGVSSNSFDPQLSGVGNHPIYYSFTDNNGCTDSIMVNVQVNALPTVTLQNFQDICENESALLLSGGNPLGGIYSGTGVNNGQFDPSLSGTGVFNITYNFTDINGCSNSETKSITVNSAPQAALSLSNAICENEGLLVLNGGSPGGGVYSGPGVSGNTFNPNQAGIGLHTLSYILTNANSCSDTATASIQVNAAPSITHSPVQDLCINDSAITLSGANPSGGTYFGVGISGNQFDPQIAGIGNHTVHYTYSNTNNCSDTISLGINVLSSPAVSISPVPDICENASALQLSATPTGGVFSGTGVNGSLFDPAISGIGSFVISYSFTNAAGCTGIDYDTIIVYSSPLVTLDSFNSVCENDLPFALSGGFPAGGLYSGNGVTNGNFNPSIAGVGTHQITYMYTDANLCVAQAFENIEVRLSPLANFGYTVSGQTGNFSDSSLNANDWLWNFDDGNTSTSQNPIHTYASSGNYNVCLTVNNNGCSDQYCELLTIITNLNSSLFDENFQFFPNPFESTLNYKINLEKAGLFRFDLLDIRSVIVKSFELNLEKGENSGRIDLQGLGTGTYLLNISNKDSRKTIKVEKVK; from the coding sequence ATGAGAAAAATAATACTGCTACTAATACTTGCCATAATTACATCTAATTCCTATTCGCAAGAGTATCTCGAGCTCATGCAAAAGGAGAATGTCAACTTCTATGAAGTGCAGCGATCAGCCGAAAAATACTTTGCCAATCGCGACAAAGGCCGTGGTTCGGGTTATAAACATTATAAACGCTGGGAATACATTCATCAAAAAGAAATCGATGATCAGGGCTTTATAATAAAACCGGAACAGGTATGGCAGGAACAAGATCTGTTTTTAAGAAATTATCAAAACAGTCTGTCACATCAAAAGAAAGGTCCCAATAAATCACTAACGGGCAATTGGACCTCACTCGGGCCTTACGATTGGCAACGAACGAGCGGTTGGAATCCCGGAGTAGGTCGCATCGTCTGCATCGATGTAGATGAAAATAATCAAAATTTAATATACGTGGGCTCTCCGACAGGAGGGCTTTGGAAAACCACTGATGGCGGAAATACCTGGCAGGTGCTAACCGATAGCTTTCCGGTGATGGATATCTGGTCTGTTGAAATAGACCCAACCAATTCCAATATTGTCTATATGGGGACCGCAGGAGGCGGCATTTTAAAAACCACGGACGGGGGACAAACCTGGAATCAAACAGGTTCAATTGGAGGTACTATCAGGGATATTTTAATTCATCCAACAAATAATAACATCGTATTTGCTGCCCGAACGAGTACTTTTAGCGGGGCGGTTTACCGATCAACCAACGGCGGCAATACCTGGACACAGGTGAGTTCCGTCAATGCAGAAGATCTGCGTTTCAAACCCGGTGATCCAAATACGGTATATGCTTGTGGTAATGATTTTCAAAGATCAACAGACGGCGGATTAAATTGGACGACAATCACCAGTGGAATTACGGCTTCTGAAAGAATGAAAATGGACGTTAGTCCTGCCAACCCAAATTATGTCTATCTAATTCAAAAATCGGGAAGCATATTTGGTAGAGTTTACCGATCTACAGACAGCGGTTTGAATTTTACTATTCGCGAGCAATACGATGGAAGTACCAACAATTATCTGGGTTATAGCTCAAACGGTACGGATACCAGAGGTCAGGCCGGTAGAGATATGGCAATCACCGTGTCAAATACGAATGCCGAAGAAATTATTATTGCAGGTATTATTTTATTCAGATCAAGCGATGGTGGTGATAATTATACGCCTTTGACCGAATGGTTTCTTCCCAATTCTTTGGGCTATGTCCATGCCGATGTGGAAGTATTGGATTATGTAGGTAATACGCTTTTTGTTGGATCAGATGGTGGCATTTATAACAGCAATGATAACGGTTCAAACTTCACCGATTTGACCTCCGGACTTGGAATCCGGCAGTTTTACAGAATAGGTTGCTCTCAGCTCGATCCTAATGTAGTCAGTGGCGGCTCCCAGGATAATGGAACCAGTGTAATGCGTGGAGTCTCCAGAGATTGGGTGGATTGGCTCGGAGCCGATGGTATGGAGACCTTTGTCGATCACAGCAATGCAAATATTCTTTATGGTACTTCCCAGTACGGCAGCATGTACAAAAGCACCAATCAGGGAAATTCAAGATCAGGAATTGCAAAACCTACAGGGGTTGGCAACGGCTCCTGGGTTACACCTTTTGAAATTGACCCTGCTGTTTCAACGACCATTTATGTAGGATTTGATCGGCTTTATAAAAATACCTCCGGTTCTGGCCCTGCAAGTAATTGGAATGCTATTTCGCCCGGAACAATTGGCTCGGGCAATATGGATGAATTGTGTCTTGCTCCTTCTGATGCAAATACAATCTATATGTCTTATACGGATCAGCTGTACCGAACCACCGACGGAGGAAGTAATTGGTCAAATATTACGGAACCATGGTCGGGATTTATAAATTATATCTCGGTTGATCCAAATAATCCACAGAGAGTAGCTGTTGCAGTGAGTGGTGGAAACAAAATTTATATTTCTAACGATGGAGGAAATAACTGGACCAATCTGACTTTGAATTTACCCAATGTTGGCGCCAACTGTATTTTATTGGACGCCACCGCAGAAAATGGGATTTATGTGGGAATGCAATCGGGTATTTATTACAAAGATGATCTATTAAGTTCCTGGATACCTTTTTTGACTGATTTGCCCAGAGTAAGGGTTTTAGAATTGGAAATTGTAAGCTCTGTTGGTAAAATCAGGGCCGCTACCTATGGAAGAGGCCTGTGGGAATCGGATATTTACTCCGGAAACAATGGGAATCAGGCTCCGGTTGCTGATTTTACTTCAAACACAAGTACCGCAATCGTAAGCTCACCAATAAGCTTTCTTGATAATTCCTTGGGATCTCCCAATTCATGGACCTGGTCTTTTCCGGGGGGAACACCTTCGAGTTCAGGCTTACAAAATCCTGTTGTAAGTTATGCAGCTGCAGGTACATACGACGTAAGTTTATTGGTGACAAATGCCAACGGATCTGATTCAATTTCCAAATCCGGTTTTATTACCATTACAAATTATTGCACACCTGATCCGATAACGGGTACTTCGGATGGTGATTATATAGATGGAGTAGTGCTTGGAACCATCAATAATCAAAATACCGGGTCGAGTACAGGGCCCTCTTACACGGATTACACCAATTTAAGTACTGATATCGCTCGCAATTCTAATCAGACGCTTAGCATCACTTCAGGTAGTTATTTCACCGATCATTATGCCGTTTGGATTGATTTCAATCAGGACAATGACTTTGATGATCCCGGTGAAAAATTGGGAGAAGTTCAAAGCACGGTTCCGTTTGAAAGTTTAAATATTCCGTTCACTGTTCCATTGACTGCCCAACTCGACACCACAACCATGCGCGTGCGATGTGTCTATAACGGTGTTAATATGGACCCTTGCACAGATTACACATGGGGCGAAACGGAAGATTATACGGTTGTGATTACTTCTGCAGTAGCCTGCACACCTACCTTCACGGTTGGTACAAGCGATGGAGATTTTATTGACGGTGTAGAGTTTGGAACAATGTCTAATACGGGGACAGGTAGTACCACCGGTCCGGATTTTAACGATTACGGCAGTATCAGTTGCCAGGTCAATAAATTAGATTCGGTTTATTTAAAAATTACCAGTGGATCCTATTTCACAGATTATTACGCAGCATGGATCGATTGGAATAATAATGGCGATTACACGGACCCCGGTGAAAAAATTGGAGAATTTCAATCTTCTTCAGCATTTGAAACCGATTCATTTCTTGTAGATATCGCCATGAATGTGAATACAGGATTTTATGGAATGCGGGTTCGCTGCTCTTACAATTCACCAAACATGAGTCCTTGTACACAATATACCTGGGGTGAAACCGAAGATTATCAAATTGAAGTCCTGCCCTCCAACGATATTTGTGTATTGCCAAATTCGCCGACAGCAATTGCTGATTCTGTATGCGATTCCGGCATTATGAATCTGGCAGTACTCGGAACTGCTAATTCATTTAACTGGTATACGGATTTAGCAAATGATACTCTATTCAATACCGGAAATACCTATACCACGCCCTTGCTGACTAATTCCGAAACCTATTATGTTGCAGCGAGCAATGAAGAAATGGGTTTAACACAAACCACCTGGTTCAATTCCAACAATGGTTCCAGTGGAAATCTATTTGATGTTTTTTCCGCTAAAAATATTCATATTGATGGATTTAGCGTAAATCTGACCGGGACTGTCCAAAAAGAAGTGGCCGTTTATTACAAAATAGGATCTTATGAGGGTTTTGAAACCAATCCGGCGGCCTGGACATTACTTGGCGTAGATACAGTTTTACCGGCAGGCCAGGATATTCCCACTTATGTGGATGTCGGTGGATTGGTAATTAATCAGGAGCAAACTTATGGCATACTTGTACACACCAATCAGGGTGGTATTCAATATACCAATTTAAGTTCAGACAGCACTTTAATGAACGATGATTTCGCTATTACCATGGGCAAAGGAATGGGGGGAATATTTAACCAAATTTTCAGTCCAAGGGCCTTTAACGGTATAATTCACTATACAAAATACGCCGGATGTGAATCGCAAAGAATACCTGTAATTGCAAAAGTCAATCCTAATCCCCAGGTTCAGATTTCCAATGCTGGACCTTATTGTGTTGACGAAAACTCTACCATTTTAAGTGCAAATCCTTCGGGTGGTCTTTTTAGCGGAGCGGCAAGTGCAAGTGGTGTATTTGATCCACAAAGCGCAGGTGTAGGTTTCCATGATGTTTATTATGATTATACGGATGCAAGTGGTTGTTCAAATTCCGACACCATCAGTATTGAAGTAAAAGCTCTGCCAAATGTGACATTGAATTCCTTTAGCGCGCTTTGCGAAAATGATCCTCAAATCACATTATCAGGTGGAAATCCCACAGGTGGTATCTTTAGCGGACCTGGTGTAAGCAATGGCATTTTTGATCCTTCCGTATCTGGCAGCGGTACTTTTAATATCAATTATTCCTATACCGATAATTTTGGTTGTTCAAATTCTGATGTTCAAAGCATTACTGTAAATTCCAAACCCTCTGTTAGCTTTATTGAAAATACGGATTTCTGTGAAGGCGATCCGGTTGCAAGTTTGAGCGGAGGAAGTCCAACGGGTGGCCAATACTTGGGAAATGGAGTTAGTGGAACTCAATTTGATCCTGTTTCTGCGGGTATCGGTAATCATTTAGTGAGCTATGCCTATCAAAATTCCAATGGCTGCTCAGATACAGTCAGTTTGAATTTCAGCGTGCATGCCAAACCAAATGTTTCACATAACAGTGTTCAGGATTTATGCGAAGATGAAGGTGTGCTTGTTCTAAGTGGAGCTTCACCATCGGGAGGTATTTATTCAGGTCCGGCAATCACAGGCAATAATTTTGATCCCCAGGTATCTGGAGTTGGCATATTTGGTATAACCTATTCCTATACAGATGTTAATGGATGCTTTGACAGTGTACAATTTTCGATAAGTGTCAACGCACTGCCAACAGTCAGTCTTTCCGGAATACCGAATCTTTGCGAAAGCGATAATCCAATTGTTTTATCCGGTGGCTCTCCGTTGGGAGGTCTTTATTCCGGCCCGGGAGTAAATAACGGGATACTGGACCCGGCCATAGCCGGTAGTGGAGTCATTTCGATAACTTATAATTATACCGATGCTTCGGGTTGTACTAATTCTGCTAGTCAGAATATAAATATTACAGCAAAACCAAATGTAACTTTTAATGCAAGTACAAATTTTTGTGAAGGTGATCCTACCATAAATCTGAGTGGCGGACAGCCGGCCGGCGGTACGTATCTCGGAAATGGTGTGAGCGGATCAACATTTAGCCCTACATCAGCAGGAACCGGCACACACTTAGTTCAATACGCTTTTCAGGATATAAACGGTTGCTCCGACACGGCCAGTCTGAATTTTAATGTTTATGCTAAACCAAATCTAATCCATAGTGCCATCGCGGATGTTTGCTCGGATGCAGTTTCGTTTGCCTTGAGTGGAGGAACGCCTTCCGGCGGCGTCTATAGTGGTGTTGGAGTCAGCTCGAATAGTTTTGATCCACAGCTGAGCGGTGTTGGCAATCACCCGATCTATTATTCATTCACCGATAATAATGGATGTACTGATTCTATTATGGTAAATGTTCAGGTCAATGCGCTGCCAACGGTAACACTTCAAAATTTCCAGGACATTTGTGAAAATGAATCAGCTCTATTACTATCAGGAGGAAATCCTTTGGGTGGAATTTACTCTGGTACAGGCGTCAATAATGGCCAGTTTGACCCTTCCCTGTCAGGCACAGGTGTATTTAATATTACATACAATTTCACAGATATTAACGGTTGCTCGAATTCAGAAACAAAATCAATCACAGTTAATTCGGCACCCCAGGCTGCTTTAAGTTTGAGCAATGCAATTTGTGAAAACGAAGGTCTTTTGGTATTAAATGGCGGAAGTCCTGGCGGTGGTGTGTACAGTGGCCCTGGTGTAAGCGGTAATACTTTTAATCCTAATCAGGCAGGCATAGGACTGCATACGCTTTCTTATATTTTAACAAATGCTAATTCCTGTTCAGATACTGCTACAGCAAGTATTCAGGTCAATGCAGCACCATCAATCACACATAGCCCGGTTCAGGATCTTTGCATAAACGATAGTGCCATTACTTTAAGCGGGGCTAACCCGAGCGGTGGAACCTATTTTGGAGTTGGAATTTCAGGAAATCAGTTTGATCCTCAAATAGCAGGCATCGGAAATCATACGGTACATTATACTTACAGTAATACGAACAATTGTTCAGATACCATTTCGCTTGGAATAAACGTGCTTAGCAGTCCTGCAGTCTCAATCAGCCCAGTACCCGATATTTGTGAGAATGCTTCTGCACTGCAATTGAGTGCAACGCCCACAGGAGGCGTATTTTCAGGAACAGGCGTTAATGGCTCTTTATTTGACCCAGCGATTAGTGGCATCGGATCCTTTGTAATCAGCTATTCATTTACCAATGCTGCCGGCTGTACCGGAATTGATTATGATACTATCATTGTTTATTCCAGTCCGCTCGTAACACTGGATAGTTTTAATTCTGTTTGCGAAAATGATTTGCCTTTTGCGCTGAGCGGTGGTTTTCCGGCCGGTGGGCTTTATTCCGGAAACGGTGTTACAAATGGTAATTTTAACCCTTCTATTGCCGGTGTTGGAACACATCAGATTACCTATATGTATACAGATGCGAATTTATGCGTGGCACAGGCTTTTGAAAATATTGAAGTAAGACTGAGCCCATTGGCTAATTTTGGCTATACTGTATCGGGTCAAACAGGAAATTTCTCCGACAGCTCTCTCAATGCCAATGACTGGTTATGGAATTTTGATGATGGAAATACTTCTACGAGCCAAAATCCCATACATACCTATGCTTCCAGTGGAAATTACAATGTCTGTCTCACTGTCAATAACAATGGCTGTTCGGATCAGTATTGTGAGCTTTTAACAATTATTACAAATCTGAATTCTTCGCTATTCGATGAAAATTTTCAATTCTTCCCTAACCCCTTCGAATCCACATTGAATTACAAGATCAATTTGGAAAAAGCCGGTCTATTTAGATTTGACCTGTTAGATATCCGGTCTGTAATCGTTAAAAGTTTTGAACTGAATCTTGAGAAAGGTGAAAACAGCGGACGAATCGACTTGCAGGGTTTGGGAACGGGAACTTATTTATTAAATATCAGTAATAAGGATTCTCGAAAAACAATAAAAGTTGAAAAAGTAAAATAG
- a CDS encoding DinB family protein: METKLKKKFESMEMDKIAIFDKISLLDNEFLNKPPAKDKWSIIQILHHLIQAEKATLNYIKKKTQSPEKLQKAGLIEKLKSLVLNYYLKSPKKWKAPAVVNTIPEQDNLENTIMIYNNNRNEWYSFLIQMPDDWARKKIFRHPITGRMDMHMTLDFLNLHAKRHFKQINSIMNDQFRITK, encoded by the coding sequence ATGGAAACGAAACTTAAAAAGAAATTCGAATCAATGGAAATGGATAAAATTGCCATTTTCGATAAAATAAGTTTACTGGATAATGAATTTTTGAATAAGCCTCCCGCAAAAGATAAATGGTCGATTATTCAGATACTGCATCATTTAATTCAAGCTGAAAAAGCCACTTTAAATTATATTAAAAAAAAGACTCAAAGTCCTGAAAAACTTCAAAAAGCCGGACTCATTGAAAAGTTGAAATCATTGGTTTTAAATTACTATTTGAAATCACCAAAGAAATGGAAGGCTCCTGCTGTGGTCAATACTATTCCGGAGCAAGACAATCTGGAAAACACTATTATGATTTACAACAATAATAGAAATGAATGGTACAGCTTTTTAATTCAGATGCCTGATGACTGGGCGCGTAAAAAGATTTTTCGCCATCCGATTACGGGCCGTATGGATATGCATATGACTTTAGATTTTCTCAACCTGCACGCGAAACGGCATTTTAAGCAGATTAATTCAATTATGAATGATCAATTTCGAATTACGAAATAA
- a CDS encoding nucleoside triphosphate pyrophosphohydrolase family protein: protein MKDHIEMVATFHKSFKVPVENSPVIPEKERCELRYKLIREELEEFRDAFEKGDLVEVADALTDLQYVLFGSVVEFGLQEKFVELFTEVQRSNMSKLDENGKPIFREDGKVLKSNLWSPPDLKSILEK from the coding sequence ATGAAAGATCATATTGAAATGGTGGCTACATTCCACAAATCATTTAAGGTCCCCGTAGAAAATTCGCCGGTGATTCCCGAAAAAGAGCGTTGTGAATTGCGCTATAAATTAATACGCGAGGAATTGGAAGAGTTTAGGGATGCCTTTGAAAAGGGGGATTTAGTAGAAGTGGCCGATGCTTTGACAGACTTGCAATACGTATTATTTGGTTCGGTTGTGGAATTTGGCCTTCAGGAAAAATTTGTAGAATTATTTACCGAGGTACAACGCTCTAACATGAGCAAGCTGGATGAAAATGGAAAACCGATTTTTCGGGAAGATGGCAAAGTGTTAAAATCGAATCTCTGGAGTCCGCCTGACTTGAAATCAATATTAGAAAAATAG
- a CDS encoding universal stress protein — MEIKQVLVALDFTEMDENLIRYACFMDKLYDFDKVYFLHVAKTLEYPQELLDKHPELLAPLDDTYKHDIKLELGKCWKGDLAKAELKVVDGNPEEQVLKWAKIKEVDLILLGRKVVMKGSGLVPGKVARAAPCSIMLVPEKVNFEINKILLSVDFSRHSHLVAEQCLHLAEASKNTKLVFFHVYHVPMGYSKIGKTFEEFAEIMKGHAKRDMNEFISKLDLEGHDYEFKYVCSHDKDVLDEIVEYSVKNDVDVLAVGSKGRTNAASFLLGSLAEKLVNRNAKIPFLIVKQKGSNMGFLEAIFRL, encoded by the coding sequence ATGGAAATAAAGCAGGTATTGGTAGCACTTGATTTTACTGAAATGGATGAAAATCTTATCCGCTATGCATGCTTTATGGACAAATTATACGATTTCGATAAAGTTTATTTCCTGCATGTAGCCAAAACATTAGAATACCCACAAGAATTACTCGACAAGCATCCTGAATTACTCGCTCCATTGGATGATACCTATAAACACGATATCAAATTGGAATTGGGTAAATGCTGGAAAGGCGATTTGGCTAAGGCAGAATTAAAAGTGGTAGATGGAAATCCCGAAGAACAGGTATTGAAATGGGCCAAAATCAAAGAAGTGGATTTGATTTTATTGGGAAGAAAGGTTGTGATGAAGGGTTCGGGATTGGTGCCGGGGAAAGTGGCCAGAGCGGCCCCCTGTTCAATAATGCTGGTCCCGGAGAAAGTCAATTTTGAAATTAATAAGATACTCTTATCCGTTGATTTTTCGCGTCATTCGCATTTAGTGGCAGAGCAATGTCTTCATCTTGCCGAAGCGAGTAAAAACACCAAACTCGTTTTCTTTCATGTTTACCATGTGCCCATGGGTTATTCCAAAATCGGCAAAACCTTTGAAGAATTTGCTGAAATAATGAAGGGCCATGCCAAAAGAGACATGAATGAATTTATTAGTAAACTGGATCTTGAAGGACACGATTATGAATTTAAATATGTGTGCAGTCACGATAAAGATGTGTTGGATGAAATTGTCGAGTATTCTGTGAAAAACGATGTTGATGTTCTTGCCGTAGGATCCAAAGGAAGAACAAATGCCGCGTCCTTCTTATTGGGAAGTCTGGCCGAAAAACTCGTTAATCGAAATGCTAAAATTCCATTTTTGATTGTAAAACAAAAAGGCTCCAATATGGGATTTCTTGAAGCCATTTTCCGTCTCTAG